One window from the genome of Paraconexibacter algicola encodes:
- a CDS encoding L,D-transpeptidase codes for MLRVILLSLALLVALPAAALADGRVISPGVGAGGVDLSGLTVEAATTRLEQRLRPGLSAPLVVRLGGRRFEVLPRDLGMVFDAQATATRAADAGAPTMPVDVGVAVTTDASGLARQAAELARSGARPARVARLIRITSREVRWQRARAGIAIDQEALAKSLAGAAANPASRQLVVAVRRVAPRTTDAELRDRYPSILTVDKRTFTLRLFVGLRRVTSYRIAHGQPAYPTPSRRFRIRSKQVNPNWYVPNAPWAGELGGSVVPGGAPGNPLKARWMGLAGGIGIHGTSDDGSIGSRASHGCVRMRVRDVVRLYRRVRVGTPVVIG; via the coding sequence GTGCTCCGCGTCATCCTCCTCAGCCTCGCGTTGCTCGTCGCGCTGCCTGCCGCAGCCCTTGCCGACGGACGTGTCATCTCCCCCGGCGTGGGCGCCGGCGGCGTCGATCTCTCGGGTCTCACCGTCGAGGCAGCCACGACCAGGCTCGAGCAACGACTCAGACCCGGGCTCTCGGCCCCACTCGTCGTCCGGCTGGGCGGGCGCCGGTTCGAGGTCCTGCCGCGCGACCTCGGGATGGTCTTCGACGCCCAGGCGACCGCGACGCGCGCCGCCGACGCGGGCGCACCGACCATGCCCGTCGACGTCGGGGTCGCGGTGACGACGGACGCTTCGGGCCTCGCGCGCCAGGCGGCTGAGCTTGCGCGCTCCGGCGCCCGCCCGGCGCGCGTCGCCCGCCTCATTCGGATCACCAGTCGCGAGGTGCGCTGGCAGCGGGCCCGAGCCGGGATCGCGATCGACCAGGAGGCCCTCGCGAAGTCGCTCGCGGGCGCCGCGGCGAACCCCGCGAGCCGCCAGCTCGTGGTCGCGGTTCGGCGCGTCGCTCCGCGGACCACCGATGCGGAACTTCGGGACCGGTATCCGTCGATCCTGACCGTCGACAAGCGAACCTTCACCTTGCGGCTGTTCGTCGGGCTGCGGCGGGTCACCAGCTACCGGATCGCCCACGGGCAGCCGGCTTACCCCACCCCCAGCCGCCGCTTCCGCATCCGCTCCAAGCAGGTCAACCCCAACTGGTACGTCCCCAACGCCCCGTGGGCTGGCGAGCTCGGAGGCTCGGTGGTCCCAGGCGGGGCCCCCGGCAACCCGTTGAAGGCGCGTTGGATGGGCCTGGCCGGCGGGATCGGAATCCACGGGACTTCGGATGACGGCTCCATCGGGAGCCGGGCGTCGCACGGATGCGTGCGCATGCGCGTGCGCGACGTGGTCAGGCTCTACCGTCGCGTGCGCGTCGGCACCCCGGTCGTCATCGGCTGA
- a CDS encoding prolipoprotein diacylglyceryl transferase: MLTAAITLDVAPSFDIGPVELAWHGVMIAVGMLVGVLLCTRLAGRRGLEPERAMDGMVAVALAGIVGARLFFLAQGAPSDLLQPASWIDTRGFAFYGAMIAAPLATWVVLRGTRRVSEYLDLYALVFPLGMAVGRIGDLIAGEHYGPATGAPWGIAYPNPDSETPLRDVAYHSGALYEILAAALLFAIVWQSRTRFSFPGVLTCTVVAGYAASRFVIFFVIRDSPVVALGLRQAQWTSLVLIAASLFGVGVLLRAAARDRPDASGRAPHSAHLSDMT, from the coding sequence ATGCTCACGGCCGCCATCACGCTCGACGTCGCCCCATCCTTTGACATCGGCCCCGTCGAACTCGCATGGCATGGCGTGATGATCGCCGTCGGCATGCTGGTTGGTGTGCTCCTGTGCACGCGACTCGCTGGTCGCCGTGGACTCGAACCCGAGCGCGCGATGGACGGCATGGTCGCTGTCGCGCTGGCAGGGATCGTCGGCGCTCGACTGTTCTTCCTCGCGCAGGGTGCGCCGTCCGACCTGCTCCAGCCCGCGTCGTGGATCGACACGCGCGGGTTCGCGTTCTACGGAGCGATGATCGCGGCGCCCCTCGCGACATGGGTCGTGCTCCGCGGCACCCGTCGCGTCTCCGAGTACCTCGACCTCTACGCGCTCGTCTTCCCGCTCGGCATGGCAGTGGGTCGCATCGGCGACCTCATCGCGGGCGAGCACTACGGGCCTGCGACCGGGGCGCCCTGGGGCATCGCCTATCCCAACCCGGACTCCGAGACGCCGCTTCGTGACGTCGCCTATCACTCGGGCGCGCTCTACGAGATCCTCGCCGCCGCCCTGCTTTTCGCAATCGTCTGGCAAAGTCGCACGCGGTTCAGCTTCCCGGGGGTCCTCACCTGCACCGTCGTCGCCGGATACGCGGCTTCGCGGTTCGTCATCTTCTTCGTCATCCGCGACAGCCCTGTGGTCGCGTTGGGCCTGCGACAGGCGCAGTGGACGAGTCTCGTCCTCATAGCGGCGAGCCTCTTCGGCGTCGGAGTGCTACTGCGAGCCGCCGCTCGAGACAGACCGGATGCAAGCGGACGGGCACCCCACTCCGCGCACCTCTCCGACATGACGTAG
- a CDS encoding BlaI/MecI/CopY family transcriptional regulator — protein MSAIAPLQGDLQVQVMAVMWRLDEAAVDDVRQGLPPRYRGAYTTVQTVLNRLVERGLLKRRKQGKLVLYRAALSETTYVASTVEHALAGASSGARDAVLAHLLGSIDDAQIDELRRLRDDLDAKRS, from the coding sequence ATGAGCGCGATCGCACCCTTGCAGGGTGACCTCCAAGTGCAGGTGATGGCCGTCATGTGGCGCCTGGACGAGGCGGCGGTTGACGACGTTCGCCAGGGTCTCCCGCCCCGGTACCGTGGCGCCTACACAACCGTTCAGACTGTCCTCAACCGGCTCGTCGAGCGCGGGCTCCTGAAGCGACGCAAGCAGGGCAAGCTCGTGCTGTACCGCGCAGCCCTCAGCGAGACGACCTACGTCGCGTCGACGGTCGAGCATGCGCTCGCCGGGGCATCCTCCGGTGCCCGCGACGCCGTCCTGGCGCACCTGCTCGGCTCCATCGACGACGCGCAGATCGACGAGCTCCGCCGGCTCCGCGACGACCTCGACGCCAAGCGCTCGTAG
- a CDS encoding GlsB/YeaQ/YmgE family stress response membrane protein: MLSGLIYALLAGLVARSVFRAPRPPFALALAAGVAGTVVGAPIAHRISGEHEFHAFQPESFIAGIIGAFVVLSIVRLVARRVSSSDDRLFS, translated from the coding sequence ATGCTGAGCGGGCTGATCTACGCGCTGCTCGCCGGGCTGGTCGCGCGGTCGGTGTTTCGCGCGCCGCGCCCACCGTTCGCGCTGGCGCTCGCCGCTGGGGTTGCCGGCACGGTCGTGGGCGCTCCGATCGCTCATCGCATCAGCGGTGAGCACGAGTTCCACGCGTTCCAGCCCGAAAGCTTCATCGCAGGGATCATCGGAGCCTTCGTGGTTCTCTCGATCGTTCGGCTCGTCGCGCGCCGCGTCTCGTCGAGTGACGACCGTCTGTTCTCCTGA
- a CDS encoding MerR family transcriptional regulator, which translates to MKSARRTGTGGDVDVQESWRIGELAAQAGVKPSLIRYYEGVGLLPEPERLSGQRRYDRSTLRRLAVIDVAQRAGLRLDEIKLLVGHGSAPMSEQLRDLATRKLPEIDALIERATRVRAWLQTAGTCDCSTIDECALFDDAPRQVHASPFRLPVKRVGPSA; encoded by the coding sequence TTGAAGTCAGCTCGAAGAACCGGGACCGGAGGGGACGTCGACGTGCAGGAGTCGTGGAGGATCGGCGAGCTCGCCGCGCAGGCCGGCGTGAAGCCGTCGCTCATCCGCTACTACGAGGGGGTCGGACTGCTTCCGGAGCCCGAGCGGCTCAGCGGCCAGCGTCGCTACGACCGCTCGACGCTGCGGCGGCTGGCGGTGATCGACGTCGCGCAGCGCGCCGGTCTACGATTGGACGAGATCAAGCTCCTCGTCGGCCACGGCAGCGCCCCGATGTCCGAACAGCTGCGGGACCTGGCGACCCGCAAGCTTCCGGAGATCGACGCGCTGATCGAGCGCGCGACCCGCGTCCGCGCGTGGCTGCAGACCGCGGGCACCTGCGACTGCAGCACCATCGACGAGTGCGCGCTCTTCGACGACGCGCCCCGGCAGGTCCACGCCTCGCCGTTCCGGCTGCCCGTCAAACGCGTCGGGCCCTCGGCATGA
- a CDS encoding YHS domain-containing protein: MVKTMGDAVMLCVEDAPSAVVLGLRLCTRVCSRDGWPQLSLGIAHGPAVNRGADYFGSTVNRAARICAFARAGEVLADHEVFQRSATLVGVGWIEVGEVALRNIASPVRLHRALPVARQPAVGMLDPVCRMTVDPRQSVLLEHDGNSIGFCSGECAGKYVVEPQRYGG; the protein is encoded by the coding sequence GTGGTCAAGACGATGGGCGACGCTGTGATGCTCTGCGTCGAGGATGCGCCCTCCGCAGTGGTGTTGGGGCTGCGGCTCTGCACGCGCGTCTGCTCCAGGGATGGGTGGCCGCAGCTCTCGCTCGGGATCGCCCACGGACCGGCTGTGAACCGGGGAGCGGACTACTTCGGGTCGACGGTCAACCGCGCTGCGCGCATCTGCGCGTTCGCCAGAGCGGGCGAGGTCCTCGCGGACCACGAGGTGTTCCAGCGCTCTGCCACGCTGGTCGGTGTCGGATGGATCGAGGTCGGAGAGGTGGCGCTGCGAAACATCGCCAGTCCGGTTCGTCTGCACCGGGCGCTGCCTGTTGCCCGCCAGCCCGCCGTCGGCATGCTCGACCCGGTCTGTCGCATGACCGTCGATCCGCGGCAGTCTGTTCTGCTCGAGCACGACGGTAATTCGATCGGCTTCTGTTCCGGTGAGTGCGCCGGGAAGTACGTCGTCGAGCCGCAGCGTTACGGAGGCTGA
- a CDS encoding PaaI family thioesterase: MSMHSAPARTHDPMCMGCGHANPGNLGVRVWFEGQRVHGEVLLDERHSGAPGYAHGGAIAAIMDDLLGQVLIPLDRPGVTATITVDFRGPALLGRTLSLESWCEKIDGRKLHMRGEIRDGDTLVAEARALFIHVDVSHWEASGQPLPESWQGWGGEAQNA; this comes from the coding sequence ATGAGCATGCACAGCGCTCCCGCCCGCACCCACGACCCCATGTGCATGGGCTGCGGCCACGCCAACCCGGGCAACCTCGGGGTCCGGGTCTGGTTCGAGGGCCAACGCGTCCACGGCGAGGTCCTCCTGGACGAGCGCCACAGCGGCGCGCCCGGCTACGCCCACGGCGGTGCCATCGCCGCGATCATGGACGACCTCCTCGGCCAGGTCCTCATCCCCCTCGACCGACCCGGAGTGACCGCCACCATCACCGTCGACTTCCGCGGCCCGGCGCTGCTGGGCCGCACGCTCTCGCTGGAAAGCTGGTGCGAGAAGATCGACGGCCGCAAGCTCCACATGCGCGGCGAGATCCGCGACGGGGACACCCTCGTCGCCGAAGCACGCGCACTGTTCATCCACGTCGACGTCTCGCACTGGGAGGCCTCCGGGCAGCCGCTCCCCGAGAGCTGGCAGGGCTGGGGCGGGGAGGCTCAGAATGCCTGA
- a CDS encoding heparan-alpha-glucosaminide N-acetyltransferase, protein MAANHRDGTTRTSGESPPSPAAQHGRLWEIDALRTLAIVLMVVYHAAYDVNLLTPSIGIDPYNGIWRAVQVVCGSLFLGIVGVSFWVSHARAASHGLRGLALWSAHARRGLQVLAAAALVSVATRVALGADDAVRFGILHLIGVLLLMVLPAAVRFGPWNVLLGIAVVAVGVAMDVTSDAPGALVLGFVPTENGVDWYPLLPWAGAALIGLSVGSVLYPDGHRGAVLRALPVASQRGTRFGAAGRRSLLIYLVHQPILVASIALALTVAGIDLQPS, encoded by the coding sequence GTGGCTGCGAATCATCGAGACGGCACGACGCGGACGAGCGGCGAGTCGCCGCCGTCTCCGGCCGCGCAGCACGGCCGACTCTGGGAGATCGATGCGCTTCGGACGCTCGCGATCGTCTTGATGGTCGTCTACCACGCGGCCTACGACGTCAACCTGCTCACGCCGAGCATCGGCATCGATCCGTACAACGGCATCTGGAGAGCGGTGCAGGTGGTCTGCGGCTCGCTGTTCCTCGGCATCGTCGGAGTGAGCTTCTGGGTGTCTCACGCCCGTGCGGCGTCGCACGGTCTTCGTGGGCTCGCCTTGTGGTCCGCTCACGCGCGCAGAGGCCTGCAGGTCCTCGCCGCGGCGGCGCTCGTCTCGGTGGCGACGCGCGTCGCGCTGGGCGCCGACGATGCGGTCCGCTTCGGCATCCTGCACCTCATCGGCGTGCTGCTGCTGATGGTCCTTCCGGCAGCGGTGCGCTTCGGTCCCTGGAACGTGCTGCTCGGCATCGCGGTCGTCGCGGTCGGGGTCGCGATGGACGTGACCAGCGACGCTCCGGGGGCGCTGGTGCTGGGGTTCGTCCCGACCGAGAACGGTGTGGACTGGTATCCCCTCTTGCCGTGGGCCGGCGCCGCGCTCATCGGACTCTCGGTGGGATCCGTCCTCTATCCGGACGGCCATCGCGGAGCGGTACTGCGGGCGCTACCCGTCGCGTCACAGCGTGGAACCCGGTTCGGCGCGGCCGGCCGGCGATCGCTGCTGATCTACCTCGTCCACCAGCCGATCCTGGTCGCCTCGATCGCCTTGGCGTTGACCGTCGCCGGCATCGATCTCCAGCCGTCCTGA
- a CDS encoding cytochrome P450, translated as MSTQERRLEDLRVADNELWESGPPHEVFRALRDRCPVHWSSGISQTPQDSGFWSVTKAEHIHAVSRDWQTYSSAENFLLTDHGVPQDLVRGMFIGMDPPMHDRIKALFQRAFTPKAIAQHEPAIRQITATVIEGLDGREECDLVLDLAQPVVARVIGSFMGLDPEDDKPWADAINTLLGFGDPDINPGGIEQLVAEHLPPMYEKCMALIADRRATPTDDMVSTLVFAEIDGDTLTDLEIFAGFVLLMAAGNDSTKATYSSTMRALMEHPDQREMLLADLSLVPSAVEEALRMFPAFAHFRRTATKDTELGGCPIKKGDKIAMWYPSSNRDEDVYENPDTFDVTRNPEHQAFGAGGRHFCLGTALARLELRILVEETVKRWPRMTIAGEPTWVVSQFSSQLKHLPVRLNG; from the coding sequence ATGTCAACTCAGGAACGCCGACTTGAGGATCTTCGCGTCGCCGACAACGAGCTGTGGGAGAGCGGACCGCCCCACGAGGTCTTCCGCGCCCTGCGCGACCGCTGCCCCGTGCACTGGAGCAGCGGCATCAGCCAGACGCCCCAGGACAGCGGCTTCTGGTCGGTGACCAAGGCCGAGCACATCCACGCGGTCAGCCGCGACTGGCAGACCTACTCCTCGGCGGAGAACTTCCTCCTCACCGACCACGGGGTCCCGCAGGACCTCGTCCGCGGGATGTTCATCGGCATGGACCCACCGATGCACGACCGCATCAAGGCGCTGTTCCAGCGGGCCTTCACCCCCAAGGCGATCGCCCAGCACGAGCCCGCCATCCGACAGATCACCGCCACGGTGATCGAAGGCTTGGACGGCCGCGAGGAGTGCGACCTCGTCCTGGACCTGGCCCAGCCGGTCGTGGCCCGCGTCATCGGCAGCTTCATGGGACTGGATCCCGAGGACGACAAGCCGTGGGCGGACGCGATCAACACGCTGCTGGGATTCGGCGACCCGGACATCAACCCGGGCGGGATCGAGCAGCTGGTGGCCGAGCACCTCCCCCCGATGTACGAGAAGTGCATGGCCCTCATCGCGGACCGGAGGGCGACCCCCACCGACGACATGGTCAGCACGCTCGTGTTCGCCGAGATCGACGGCGACACCCTCACCGACCTGGAGATCTTCGCGGGCTTCGTCCTGCTCATGGCCGCCGGCAACGACTCCACCAAGGCGACCTACTCGAGCACGATGCGGGCGCTCATGGAGCACCCCGACCAGCGCGAGATGCTGCTCGCCGACCTCTCGCTCGTACCCTCGGCCGTCGAGGAGGCGCTGCGCATGTTCCCGGCATTCGCCCACTTCCGGCGCACGGCGACCAAGGACACCGAGCTCGGCGGCTGCCCGATCAAGAAGGGCGACAAGATCGCGATGTGGTACCCGTCCTCCAACCGCGACGAGGACGTCTACGAGAACCCCGACACGTTCGACGTCACACGCAACCCCGAGCACCAGGCCTTCGGGGCTGGTGGCCGGCACTTCTGCCTCGGGACCGCGCTCGCGCGCCTCGAGCTGCGGATCCTCGTCGAGGAAACGGTCAAGCGCTGGCCGAGGATGACGATCGCCGGCGAGCCGACCTGGGTGGTCTCCCAGTTCTCCAGCCAGCTCAAGCACCTTCCGGTACGGCTGAACGGATGA
- a CDS encoding LLM class flavin-dependent oxidoreductase produces MPERPRFDTAPSLLITGGGGLRDIAESARLAEDAGFAGAWTTEFYDRSATVSLAAMAAATRHITLGSAIAYGFGRTPLVWAAEARDLDELTDQRLILGLGTGTRRMQQDWHGLDGEHPAPRMEELVPLLRRLLRLHEGPITHDGRFYRLHVNPTLPVAPPPRTDLPIYLAGVNPRMIRAAGRVGDGLVGHPLFTAEYVRDIARPALAAGAEHAGRDAEIPIAGYLTCSVNEDRDAARQAARATVAFNSTVKTYRVVHRHHGWEDHAERIRQKWIGGDFAAAVQAVPDEMVDAITLAGTPDEVRTRYAERWQGVYEHTLLWPPAFSGMAGVRAVIETFAHKPKP; encoded by the coding sequence ATGCCTGAGAGGCCCCGCTTCGACACGGCACCGTCGCTGCTGATCACCGGAGGGGGCGGACTCCGCGACATCGCAGAGTCCGCCCGACTCGCCGAGGACGCCGGCTTCGCCGGAGCGTGGACCACCGAGTTCTACGACCGCTCCGCCACGGTCTCCCTCGCGGCCATGGCCGCCGCAACCCGCCACATCACGCTCGGCAGCGCCATCGCCTACGGCTTCGGACGAACGCCGCTGGTCTGGGCCGCAGAAGCCCGAGACCTCGACGAGCTCACCGACCAGCGCCTGATCCTCGGGCTGGGCACCGGAACCCGCCGCATGCAGCAGGACTGGCACGGGCTCGACGGCGAGCACCCCGCCCCACGTATGGAGGAGCTCGTGCCGCTGCTGCGACGCCTCCTGCGCCTGCACGAAGGACCGATCACCCACGACGGACGGTTCTACCGACTGCACGTCAACCCCACCCTGCCCGTCGCACCGCCCCCGCGGACCGACCTTCCGATCTACCTCGCCGGCGTCAACCCCCGCATGATCCGCGCCGCCGGACGGGTCGGCGACGGACTCGTCGGCCACCCGCTCTTCACCGCCGAGTACGTCCGCGACATCGCCCGCCCCGCACTCGCGGCCGGCGCCGAGCACGCCGGGCGAGACGCCGAGATCCCCATCGCCGGGTACCTCACCTGCAGCGTCAACGAGGACCGGGACGCCGCACGGCAGGCCGCCCGCGCCACCGTCGCGTTCAACTCCACCGTCAAGACCTACCGCGTCGTGCACCGCCACCACGGCTGGGAGGACCACGCCGAGCGGATCCGCCAGAAGTGGATCGGCGGCGACTTCGCCGCCGCCGTCCAAGCCGTACCCGACGAGATGGTCGACGCCATCACCCTCGCCGGCACCCCCGACGAGGTCCGCACGCGCTACGCAGAACGCTGGCAGGGCGTCTACGAGCACACCCTGCTCTGGCCACCCGCCTTCTCCGGCATGGCCGGCGTCCGCGCCGTCATCGAGACGTTCGCGCACAAGCCGAAGCCCTGA
- a CDS encoding class I SAM-dependent methyltransferase produces the protein MKMSSKGEAAFRVRAAVRRLNRIRWHAKARSIRAYGANSASLTERARYVLWDPEVGDFSFHLADLDAAARFLAEGFDVTPAQARALLDEPAADQQLAADYADLRRWTLLRAEMALGHRPLLWALIRLRRPSLVVETGLWYGLGAMVMLRALERNALDGHEHGKLISFDPDPTAGWMVPERHSPHWTWVRATTQDALEANLRGRRLDLFVHDTPSEPDLERYELRTAAEAAAPGAILCSGNGTNTPALRELCSNRPVSLLHHDYSARGHFYRGNGISFAVTPDEVS, from the coding sequence ATGAAGATGTCTTCAAAGGGAGAAGCTGCCTTCCGGGTGCGAGCCGCCGTACGGCGCCTGAACCGCATCCGGTGGCATGCGAAGGCTCGAAGCATCCGTGCCTACGGCGCGAACAGCGCCTCGCTCACCGAGCGCGCGAGGTATGTGCTGTGGGACCCAGAGGTCGGAGATTTCTCATTCCACCTGGCAGATCTCGACGCGGCAGCGAGGTTCCTCGCGGAGGGATTCGACGTCACTCCCGCGCAGGCCCGCGCGCTGCTCGACGAGCCTGCCGCCGACCAGCAGCTGGCCGCAGACTACGCAGATCTCCGCCGCTGGACGCTGCTGCGCGCCGAGATGGCGCTCGGCCACCGGCCGCTGCTCTGGGCGCTCATCCGGCTGCGTCGTCCGAGCCTCGTGGTCGAGACCGGGCTTTGGTACGGGCTCGGTGCGATGGTCATGCTCCGAGCACTCGAACGCAATGCGCTCGACGGTCACGAACACGGCAAGCTGATCTCCTTCGACCCAGACCCGACCGCGGGCTGGATGGTGCCCGAGCGTCACTCCCCGCACTGGACCTGGGTGAGAGCAACGACGCAGGACGCGCTCGAGGCGAACCTCAGGGGGCGTCGCCTCGACCTGTTCGTCCACGATACGCCGTCGGAGCCCGACCTGGAGCGGTACGAGCTACGAACTGCGGCGGAAGCGGCCGCCCCCGGCGCGATCCTGTGTTCGGGCAACGGGACGAACACTCCGGCCCTGCGAGAGCTCTGCTCCAACCGCCCCGTGTCGCTGCTGCACCACGACTACAGCGCGCGAGGCCACTTCTATCGCGGAAACGGCATCAGCTTCGCCGTCACCCCCGACGAGGTCAGCTGA
- a CDS encoding YnfA family protein yields the protein MIARSLLLFALAAVAEIGGAYLMWQAIKEGRGVLFAVAGAVALIGYGAVAALQPDDDFGRVLAAYGGVFIVGSLAWGMAFDGFRPDRYDLTGAGICLVGVLLIMYAPRSA from the coding sequence ATGATCGCTCGATCCCTGCTGCTGTTCGCACTCGCCGCGGTCGCCGAGATCGGCGGCGCCTACCTGATGTGGCAGGCGATCAAGGAAGGGCGCGGGGTGCTGTTCGCCGTCGCCGGCGCGGTCGCGTTGATCGGCTACGGCGCGGTCGCCGCGCTGCAGCCCGACGACGACTTCGGCCGCGTCCTCGCCGCGTACGGCGGGGTCTTTATCGTCGGCTCCCTGGCGTGGGGGATGGCGTTCGACGGGTTCCGGCCCGATCGCTACGACCTGACCGGCGCCGGGATATGTCTCGTCGGGGTCCTGCTGATCATGTACGCGCCGCGCTCCGCCTGA
- a CDS encoding GNAT family N-acetyltransferase, whose protein sequence is MTAGSAAFASYGLHHLGPLDQHAPMLALLALTLTALAAAALGATVTPKPPTASVIVLRGGPPTITALESSEAEFCASLHAAALSHGFFVTLGDRFLSQYYRAFADSPHAVAMVATVDGHPVGYLVGCVRARAHRQWVLKNRGVRLATSAAAALSVRPALAVRFARTRLRRYREALRRTPTAPSGGTQTIARDVAVLSHVAVLEGARHTGAGTLLVAAFEEAAREAGTSVAFLTTLVGAEGAGPFYERCGWRGGPSHLTPDGLAMQEWTKTLTPRSVS, encoded by the coding sequence GTGACCGCGGGATCGGCAGCCTTCGCGAGCTACGGACTCCACCATCTCGGCCCGCTGGACCAGCACGCGCCGATGTTGGCGCTGCTGGCGCTCACGCTGACGGCGCTGGCTGCGGCCGCTCTGGGTGCCACCGTGACCCCGAAGCCGCCGACCGCGAGCGTCATCGTCCTCCGCGGAGGCCCGCCGACGATCACCGCGCTCGAGAGCTCCGAGGCAGAGTTCTGCGCAAGCTTGCACGCGGCGGCCCTGTCCCACGGATTCTTCGTCACGCTGGGCGACCGGTTCTTGTCCCAGTACTACCGGGCCTTCGCCGACTCGCCTCACGCTGTGGCGATGGTGGCCACCGTCGACGGCCATCCGGTCGGCTATCTCGTCGGGTGCGTGCGCGCGCGAGCGCACCGCCAGTGGGTTCTCAAGAACCGGGGCGTCCGGCTGGCGACGAGCGCGGCCGCCGCACTCAGCGTCCGCCCGGCGCTCGCCGTCCGGTTCGCACGGACAAGACTCCGGCGATACCGCGAGGCGTTGCGGCGGACCCCCACAGCACCCTCCGGTGGCACGCAGACGATTGCGCGGGACGTGGCAGTTCTCAGCCATGTCGCGGTGCTCGAAGGCGCACGCCACACCGGGGCGGGCACGCTGCTGGTCGCGGCTTTCGAGGAGGCTGCGCGCGAGGCCGGGACGAGCGTCGCCTTCCTGACGACGCTTGTGGGAGCCGAGGGCGCAGGTCCGTTCTACGAGCGATGCGGCTGGCGAGGCGGACCTTCGCATTTGACGCCCGACGGTCTCGCGATGCAGGAGTGGACCAAGACCTTGACCCCGAGGTCGGTGTCGTGA
- a CDS encoding DUF305 domain-containing protein: protein MQSTFRRRRPLMLVFAIVAIFGALVVSGCGSDDEPTSSSSGNAVDLAFVQEMVTHHNSAVAMATVAQERTTRKEIKRLADDIVESQTAEIKQMQGIAKRLEADGVKAGELGVPEAMMGMSGDETMLEMADPFDREFIDMMVPHHQGAIVMARAVLKNGESAEVKELAQAIVTAQSREIGEMNSWRTTWYGAASPAGGVPEDTGETGGSMKDGGTEGSSGGHSM from the coding sequence ATGCAGTCCACCTTCCGCCGGCGCAGGCCGCTGATGTTGGTCTTTGCGATCGTCGCCATCTTCGGCGCCCTTGTCGTGTCCGGCTGCGGATCCGACGACGAACCGACGTCGTCCTCGTCCGGCAACGCTGTCGACCTGGCCTTCGTGCAGGAGATGGTGACCCACCACAACTCGGCTGTCGCGATGGCGACGGTCGCGCAGGAGCGCACCACCCGCAAGGAGATTAAGCGTCTCGCCGACGACATCGTCGAGAGCCAGACCGCGGAGATCAAGCAGATGCAGGGGATCGCCAAGCGCCTCGAGGCAGACGGCGTGAAAGCCGGCGAACTGGGCGTCCCCGAGGCGATGATGGGGATGTCCGGAGACGAGACGATGCTGGAGATGGCGGACCCGTTTGACCGCGAGTTCATCGACATGATGGTGCCCCACCACCAAGGTGCGATCGTCATGGCCCGTGCGGTCCTCAAGAACGGTGAGAGCGCCGAGGTCAAGGAGCTCGCGCAGGCAATCGTCACCGCGCAATCGCGGGAGATCGGCGAGATGAACAGCTGGCGCACGACCTGGTACGGCGCCGCCTCGCCGGCGGGCGGCGTCCCCGAGGACACCGGTGAAACGGGCGGCAGCATGAAGGATGGCGGGACGGAAGGGTCCTCCGGCGGCCACTCGATGTAA